The Blautia pseudococcoides genome segment CCGGTGTGGTCCATATTGCACCTGCCTTTGGTGAAGATGACAGCAAGGTGGGAAGAGCATACGACCTGCCGTTCTTACAGTTAGTAGATGAAAAAGGTGAGATGACAAAGGAGACCCCATGGGCAGGCACCTTCTGCAAAAAAGCAGATAAAGAAGTGCTTGTGGACCTGGAAAAACGCGGTCTGCTTTTAGACGCGCCTGTATTTGAACACAGCTATCCTCACTGCTGGAGATGTGACACTCCGCTTATCTACTATGCGAGAGAGTCCTGGTTCATCAACATGACAGCCGTGAAGGAGGACTTGATCCGCAACAATAACACCATCAACTGGATTCCGGAGAGCATCGGCAAGGGCCGTTTTGGAGACTGGCTGGAGAATGTACAGGACTGGGGTATCAGCCGTAACCGCTACTGGGGAACCCCGCTGAATGTGTGGGAATGTGAATGCGGACATATGCACTCCATCGGAAGCAAAGAAGAGTTAAAGGCAATGTCCGACAACTGTCCGGATGACATTGAGCTGCACAGGCCATACATTGACAATGTCACCATCCGCTGCCCGAAATGCGGCAAAGAGATGCACCGTGTGCCTGAGGTGATCGACTGCTGGTTTGACTCCGGTTCCATGCCCTTTGCACAGCATCACTATCCATTTGAGAATAAAGACCTGTTTGAGCAGCAGTTCCCGGCAGATTTCATCTCCGAGGCTGTGGACCAGACAAGAGGATGGTTCTACTCCCTGCTGGCTATCTCCACCCTGATCTTCAACAAGGCTCCCTTTAAGAACGTTATCGTTCTGGGCCATGTGCAGGATGAGAACGGACAGAAGATGAGCAAATCAAAGGGCAACGCCGTAGACCCGTTTGAGGCTCTGGATACTTACGGGGCTGATGCCATCCGCTGGTATTTCTATGTAAACAGCGCACCCTGGCTGCCAAACCGTTTCCACGGAAAGGCTGTACAGGAAGGACAGCGTAAATTCATGGGAACACTGTGGAACACCTACGCGTTCTTTGTGCTGTATGCAAATATCGACAACTTCGACGCTGCAAAATACAAACTGGAATACGACAAGCTTCCGGTCATGGATAAATGGCTGCTGTCAAAATTGAATACCCTGGTGAAAACCGTGGATGACAACCTGGCAAACTACCGCATCCCTGAAACAGCCCGCGCGCTGCAGGAGTTTGTGGATGAGATGAGTAACTGGTATGTGAGAAGGAGCCGTGAGCGTTTCTGGGCAAAAGGTATGGAGCAGGATAAGATAAATGCTTATATGACCCTGTACACAGCCCTTGTGACTGTTGCGAAAGCTGCAGCGCCTATGATTCCGTTTATGACAGAGGATATTTACCAGAACCTTGTGAGAAGCATTGATAAGGATGCACCGGAAAGTATCCATCTGTGTGATTTCCCGGAGTCCAATAAGGCATGGATTGATGAAGAACTGGAAGCGGACATGGAAAATCTTCTGGAGATCGTAGTCATGGGCCGTGCATGCAGAAATGCGGCAAACATCAAGAACCGCCAGCCAATCGGTAAAATGTTCGTGAAGGCAGCCTTCCAGCTCTCTGGCTTCTATCAGGAGATCATAGAGGATGAGCTGAATGTGAAGAAAATGAGCTTCACAGACGATGTGAGGGATTTCACATCCTACAGCTTCAAGCCGCAGTTAAAGACCGTGGGACCTAAGTACGGCAAGCATCTGAACAGTATCAGGGCAGCCCTGTCAGCCATTGACGGCAATGCAGCCATGGATGAGCTGAAGGCCGGCGGTGAGCTGAAACTTGACATAGACGGTCAGGAAATAGTATTATTAGAAAGTGACTTACTCATTGACACTGCGCAGATGGAAGGATATGTTTCCGAATCAGACAATGACATCACGGTTGTACTCGATACAAACCTGACTCCGGAATTAATTGAAGAGGGCTTTGTGAGAGAGATCATCAGCAAAGTCCAGACCATGCGTAAAGAGGCTGGTTTCGAGGTAATGGATAAAATCAGGATCTCCCTTACAGGAAACCAGGTGATTGAGGGCATCTTCCGCGCTCACGAGGCGGACATCAAGGCAGAGGTACTGGCAGAAGACGTCAACTACAATGAAGTAAGCGGCTATACAAAGGATTGGAAGATCAATTCTGAAAGCGTGACATTAGGCGTGGAGAAGATTTCATAAGGAATCTTCCCGGCCGGTCAGTTCCGGAGGAGGAGAAAATGTTAGATAATAATTTTAAAAAAGAAGAATTTAAGAAAAGCGTCAAGGAAAATGTAAAGATGCTTTACAGAAAGACCATTGAGGAGGCAAGCCAGGAGCAGATTTTCCAGGCAGTTTCCCTTGCGGTCAAAGACGTTATCATTGACAACTGGTTATTGACACAAAAACAGTATGAGAAGGATGACCCGAAGATTGTATACTACCTGTCCATGGAGTTTCTTATGGGCCGTGCGCTGGGCAACAACCTGATCAATCTGTGCGCATACAATGAAGTGAAAGAAGCTCTGGAGGAACTGGGCTTTGATTTAAATGTGATCGAGGACCAGGAGCCGGACCCGGCTCTTGGAAACGGCGGTCTGGGAAGACTGGCAGCATGTTTCCTGGATTCCCTGGCAACCCTTGGCTACTGTGCTTACGGCTGCGGTATCCGTTACCATTATGGTCTGTTCAAACAGAAGATAGAGAACGGATTCCAGGTGGAAGTACCGGATAACTGGCTGAAAGACGGCTACCCATTCGAGCTTCGCCGTCCGGAATACGCCAAAGAAGTAAAATTCGGAGGATATGTAAAGGTAGTATATGACCCTGCCACAGGCAGAAACAATTTCGTACAGGAGGGATACCAGTCCGTACTGGCTATTCCTTACGATATGCCTATCGTGGGTTACAACAATAAGATCGTCAATACCCTGAGGATCTGGGATGCACAGGCCATCAGCGAATTCCAGCTTGACCTGTTTGACAAGGGCGATTACAGAAAAGCAGTTGAGCAGGAGAACCTTGCAAAGAACATCTGTGATGTCCTTTATCCCAATGACAATCACTATGCAGGTAAAGAGCTGCGTCTGAAACAGCAGTATTTCTTCATCTCCGCAAGTATCCAGGCTGCCATTGAGAAATATAAAAAATCTCACAATGACCTGCATGACCTGCCGAAGAAAGTCACCTTCCAGTTAAATGATACCCATCCGACCATGACTGTGGCGGAGCTGATGCGTATCCTTCTGGACGAGGAAGGGATGACCTGGGAGGAGGCATGGGAGATCACAACCCATACCTGTGCCTATACCAACCACACCATTATGGCAGAAGCATTGGAAAAGTGGCCTATTGAGCTGTTCTCCAAACTGCTTCCCCGTATTTATCAGATCATTGAGGAGATCAACCGCAGATTTATCCAGGAAATCAACAACAAATATCCGGGAAATCAGGAAAAAGTCCGCAAAATGGCCATCATCTATGACGGACAGGTGAAGATGGCACACCTTGCTATCGCAGGCGGATACTCTGTGAACGGTGTTGCAAGGCTCCATACGGAAATCCTGAAAAAGCAGGAATTAAAGGATTTCTATGAGATGTATCCCAATAAATTCAACAACAAGACCAACGGTATCACACAGAGACGTTTCCTGCTCCATGGCAACCCGCTGCTGGCAGACTGGGTGACAGACCATATCGGAGACGGCTGGATCACCGACCTGGCACAGCTTTCCAAGCTGAAAGTATATGCAGATGATAAGAGGGCACAGCAGGAGTTCATGAACATTAAATATCAGAACAAAGTGCGCCTTGCAAAATACATCATGGAGAACAACGGCATTGAGGTTGACCCACGTTCCATCTTTGATGTACAGGTAAAACGTCTGCATGAGTACAAACGCCAGCTTATGAATATTCTGCATGTTATGTATCTGTACAACCAGATCAAAGAGCATCCGGAAATGGATTTCTATCCCAGAACCTTTATTTTCGGCGCAAAAGCCGCAGCAGGATATGTGCGCGCAAAACTGACTATCAAGCTGATCAATGCAGTTGCAGATGTGGTGAACAACGATAAATCCATCAATGGCAAATTGAAAGTTGTATTTATTGAGAACTACCGCGTATCCAATGCGGAGATGATCTTTGCGGCAGCAGATGTATCTGAGCAGATTTCTACTGCAAGTAAAGAGGCGTCTGGAACCGGAAACATGAAGTTTATGCTGAACGGAGCGGTTACCATCGGTACTATGGACGGTGCCAACGTGGAGATCGTGGAGGAAGTAGGCCAGGAGAATGCATTTATCTTCGGTCTGTCCTCAGATGAAGTTATCAACTTTGAGAACCACGGCGGATACGATCCTATGCAGTATTTTAACAACGACCCGGATATCCGTAATGTGCTGATGCAGTTGATCAACGGAACGTATTCCAATGGTGACTTTGAGCTGTTCCGTGATATCTATGATTCACTGCTGAATACAAAGAGCAGTGACAGGGCAGATACTTACTTTATTCTGGCTGACTTTAAGGCTTATGCGGAAGCACAGAAGCGTGTGGAAGAGGCTTATAAGGATGAAGCGGGATGGGCTGAGAAGGCACTGCTGAATACAGCATGCTCCGGTAAGTTTACATCTGACAGGACGATACAGCAGTATGTGGATGAGATCTGGCATCTGGATAAGGTTACGATTGATAAATAGAGATAGTGTTATCCTGGTGAGTGCAGGGTGATGATGTGAGGGAGCTGTCCTGATGAATTGAGAGGTTCATGGGACGGCTCCCTTTTGGTATTGGTGTATGCGGACGCCGGGTCTGGCCATAAGCTTCCCTGTACGGACGGGAGCAGAGAACTTCCGAGCTAACACGCAACCCGCACGAAGTTCATCGCCTTAGGGTTCTTCACTAAGTGCTTACTAGCGTGTGGATCTCGTAAGATTCTCTAAGCGCTCCTAAACGTCCGTACAGGGAAGCTTATGGCCAGACCCGGCTGTGCGTTTATGCGGGAAGGGTAAGCAGTTCGACGTGGATACAGTAGAGGGTTCTGTTTATGTCAGATTTCTACTTGCCGTTATTGGCTTAAAATACCGACAGAATAGAAATTATTAAAATGATTTCTGAATTTGATGTTAAAATATATCTGACATGTAATAATTGGTGTATTTGTCAAAACTACGTGCCAATCATTTCTTTTGACATCCTTTTTGGTCTATGGTACACTGAAAATAATTATGGAGAAATATACCCTACCGTAATAATGTCTGAAGACTACTCGAAATGGAAGAATATACTAACAGAGGTGAAAACAGTGGACAAGAACGAATACCGTGCCAAACTGGACGTGATCAACGATCTGGTTGACAGGCAGGACTATAAGGGGGCTCTGGAGATTGTCGATACGATTGACTGGCGCAGGGTGCGAAGTGCAAGAACACTCTGTATGGTCGGCGAGATTTATGAGGCGAATAAACGGTATGAAGACAGCCGCAGGCTGCTCATACTGGCACATCAGAGGGCACCTATAGGAAAAACAGTAATATACCGGCTGGTTGAGCTGGCGGTCAAAATGGGGGATTTTGATGAGGCAGTGGAATATTACAATCAGTTTGTAGAGATTTCCCCGAATGATAACTCACGCTACATATTAAAGTACAAGATTTACAGAGGAAGACGTTCACCCATCCAGGAACAGATGGCAATTCTGGAAGAGTACAAGGGACGTGAGTATACGGAGCGCTGGTCCTATGAGCTGGCAAGGCTGTATGCCAAGGCCGGCATGAAGGACAAATGTGTGGAAGAATGCGATGACTTGATTCTCTGGTTCAGTGAAGGCAAATACGTGATAAAAGCCATGGAGCTGAAAATGAAATATGCTCCGCTTTCCCCAAGCCAGGAGGAAAAGTACAGAAACCGTTATGTGGAACCGTCACCGGAGAGCGCAGCGGCAGCGGCAGCAGCCACAATAACCGCAGCCACTCAGGCAGCGTCAAAGCTTGTCAGTCAGTCCGTCGGCGCAGGCGTGTCGGAACAAATTACAGATGAAATGCCCCATATCGAGTCAGTCCGCTCCAGGGCAACTGGAAAGGCACCGGAGGAAGTATCCGTATTTTCACCGATTTTTGAGACTACAGGGGTTTTACAGGATAAAATTGCGAAGGGCATCCGGGATGTATTCTCCGGAGGACCGAAGGAAGAGGAAGAGACCCAAGCCCAGGCGGAGGAGACAGCAGATCCCGCTGCTGAAGATACCCGGGACTACAGCATGGAGGATGACACTGAGGATTACGTGGTGAAGGAACTGGAACCGGACAATCCCGCATCCGGAAGCATCGCAGCCGCAGCTATAAGGCAGCCGGCAGCAAGGCCGGTTGAGGCGCCAAGGCCTCAGGCAGTACAGGCCGCCGCTGAACCTGCTCCGGAGGTGGATTTGGATGCCATCCTGGCTGAGACAGCCGGAGAGCTGGCCCAGGCTGTTGCCAAGGTTTCCAGTGGAGTGACGCCGATCAGCGCAGCGGAAACAATTGCGGCAGAGAATACGCCGACAGATGGGGGGAACAAAGCTGCTGCATCAGAAGGTACGCCGTCAGTGGCGGAGAACAAAGCTGCTGCATCGGAAGGTACGCCGTCAGATGGGGGGAACAAAGCTGCTGCATCAGAAGGTACGCCGTCAGATACGGAGAACAAAGCTGCTGCATCAGAAGGTACGCCGTCAGTGGTGGAAGCGGGAGCCGCTGCATCAGAAGGTATGCCGTCAGTGGTGGAAGCAGGAGCTGTTGTGCCGGAGGATGCACCGGGAGGATCTGCTGTGCAGGCCGCTACAGCGAATGAAGTCAGTGAGACGGAAACAGCCACGGTCAGAAGTGATGATGCGGATACAGCCTCAGCCGGCAGCATTGAACCTCAGACCATATACCAGCATGACCGGGAACCAAAGCCGGTTTCGGAAGCTGCTGAAGAATCCGTCAAAGAATATACAGTCGGCGCCCTGCCGTCTGTTTCTGAGACAGAGGAGAGATACACACAGGCGGAGGAAGCGCATCAGGAATCTGCACAGCCGATTTCCGGGGAAGCGGAAGAGGAGGAACTTCTGCAGCAGCTTTCCATGGAAGCTATCATGGCAGAGGCTGCCATAACCACAGAACCGGACAACCTGGACGGCAGAACCATTGAGATACCTGTGGAAGAGGTACGGGCAGGACTTGGAGGAATGACCATTGACCTTCAGAAGGCACTGGAATCAGCTGTAATGGAACCGGAAAGTCCTGTACAGTCTGAGCCTGACGAGTCAGAGAATGAATATATCCATACGGTTGCCGAGGATAAGCGCATGCCGGCAGAGGCGTCCCTGTCTCCGGCTGGAACAGCCACGGCGTCCATTCTGAGACATCACCTTACCCCGGAGGAACAGAAACGTCTCTTCACCTATTTTGCTCCCATACCCGGGCTGACCCAGCAGATCACAGAAGCCCTTGACATTGCCCAGGAATCGGCATGTGAGAGGACATCAAAATCCGGAAATATAGTTATTACAGGCCGTGAAGGCGCAGGCAAAACCCGCTTGTCCGAAGGCCTTATAAAAGCCATCTGTAAGGAACGCCACATGGAAGGTGCCAAGATCGCCTATCTGGATGCAGAGAAGATGAACGCAAAAGACCCGGCCTATGTGGTAGACAAGCTTGCAGGCGGATTTCTGGTGGTAGAGAATGCCTCATCCCTGAAGGAAGATGTAATAGAAAAACTCTCCAAGGCAATGGAGTTCAGGACAAACCGTCTGACTGTTATTCTGGAAGATTTAAAACCCGGCATTCAGAGTCTGGAAAAGACATATCCTGACTTTATGGAAAAATTCGATTCCCGTGTGGTCATTCCGGTCTTCACCAATGACGAGCTGGTATCCTTTGCTAAGACATACTCCAAAGAGATGGGATATAAGATTGATGACATGGCTGTTCTGGCCCTGTATACCCTGATTGGCGACAACCAGGATGAAGACGATCCCGTATCTGTGGGACAGGTAAAAGAGATGATGGACAACGCGATCAAACGCGCCTCCAGAGGCGGAAGGCGCCCAGGCAAGAAAGTGGCAAAGCGCCATTTGGATGAGAGCGGACGCATTATGCTTTACGAAAAAGACTTTGATGTATAAAAATATCCCCGGCAGGCGCACATGCCTGCCGGGGAACCTTAATTATGACGGGAGATGAAAAGATGACAGCCCCATATCTGGGAAACCCAAAAGGGACGATTGAAGTCCTGCAGAAATATGACTTTGTTTTTCAAAAGAAATACGGGCAGAACTTTTTGATCGACACCCATGTACTCGACAAAATAATAGATGCTGCACAT includes the following:
- the ileS gene encoding isoleucine--tRNA ligase, whose translation is MYQKVPTNMNFVEREKNIEKFWEDNEIFKKSMEHRKEGETYTFYDGPPTANGKPHIGHVLTRVIKDMIPRYRTMKGCMVPRKAGWDTHGLPVELEVEKMLGLDGKEQIEEYGLEPFINHCKESVWKYKGMWEDFSGTVGFWADMDNPYVTYHDDFIESEWWALKQIWDKGLLYKGYKIVPYCPRCGTPLSSHEVAQGYKDVKERSAIARFKVKGEDAYILAWTTTPWTLPSNVALCVNPNETYVKVKSGEYTYYMAEALLDKVLGEGNHQILEHYTGKDLEYKEYEPLFPFVELKKKAYYVTCDTYVTLTDGTGVVHIAPAFGEDDSKVGRAYDLPFLQLVDEKGEMTKETPWAGTFCKKADKEVLVDLEKRGLLLDAPVFEHSYPHCWRCDTPLIYYARESWFINMTAVKEDLIRNNNTINWIPESIGKGRFGDWLENVQDWGISRNRYWGTPLNVWECECGHMHSIGSKEELKAMSDNCPDDIELHRPYIDNVTIRCPKCGKEMHRVPEVIDCWFDSGSMPFAQHHYPFENKDLFEQQFPADFISEAVDQTRGWFYSLLAISTLIFNKAPFKNVIVLGHVQDENGQKMSKSKGNAVDPFEALDTYGADAIRWYFYVNSAPWLPNRFHGKAVQEGQRKFMGTLWNTYAFFVLYANIDNFDAAKYKLEYDKLPVMDKWLLSKLNTLVKTVDDNLANYRIPETARALQEFVDEMSNWYVRRSRERFWAKGMEQDKINAYMTLYTALVTVAKAAAPMIPFMTEDIYQNLVRSIDKDAPESIHLCDFPESNKAWIDEELEADMENLLEIVVMGRACRNAANIKNRQPIGKMFVKAAFQLSGFYQEIIEDELNVKKMSFTDDVRDFTSYSFKPQLKTVGPKYGKHLNSIRAALSAIDGNAAMDELKAGGELKLDIDGQEIVLLESDLLIDTAQMEGYVSESDNDITVVLDTNLTPELIEEGFVREIISKVQTMRKEAGFEVMDKIRISLTGNQVIEGIFRAHEADIKAEVLAEDVNYNEVSGYTKDWKINSESVTLGVEKIS
- a CDS encoding glycogen/starch/alpha-glucan phosphorylase, translated to MLDNNFKKEEFKKSVKENVKMLYRKTIEEASQEQIFQAVSLAVKDVIIDNWLLTQKQYEKDDPKIVYYLSMEFLMGRALGNNLINLCAYNEVKEALEELGFDLNVIEDQEPDPALGNGGLGRLAACFLDSLATLGYCAYGCGIRYHYGLFKQKIENGFQVEVPDNWLKDGYPFELRRPEYAKEVKFGGYVKVVYDPATGRNNFVQEGYQSVLAIPYDMPIVGYNNKIVNTLRIWDAQAISEFQLDLFDKGDYRKAVEQENLAKNICDVLYPNDNHYAGKELRLKQQYFFISASIQAAIEKYKKSHNDLHDLPKKVTFQLNDTHPTMTVAELMRILLDEEGMTWEEAWEITTHTCAYTNHTIMAEALEKWPIELFSKLLPRIYQIIEEINRRFIQEINNKYPGNQEKVRKMAIIYDGQVKMAHLAIAGGYSVNGVARLHTEILKKQELKDFYEMYPNKFNNKTNGITQRRFLLHGNPLLADWVTDHIGDGWITDLAQLSKLKVYADDKRAQQEFMNIKYQNKVRLAKYIMENNGIEVDPRSIFDVQVKRLHEYKRQLMNILHVMYLYNQIKEHPEMDFYPRTFIFGAKAAAGYVRAKLTIKLINAVADVVNNDKSINGKLKVVFIENYRVSNAEMIFAAADVSEQISTASKEASGTGNMKFMLNGAVTIGTMDGANVEIVEEVGQENAFIFGLSSDEVINFENHGGYDPMQYFNNDPDIRNVLMQLINGTYSNGDFELFRDIYDSLLNTKSSDRADTYFILADFKAYAEAQKRVEEAYKDEAGWAEKALLNTACSGKFTSDRTIQQYVDEIWHLDKVTIDK